In the genome of Thunnus albacares chromosome 8, fThuAlb1.1, whole genome shotgun sequence, the window tttcattcattaattcattttatcCTTTAACTATCAAGAGAAATTTGCACTTTACAGACACAATAATTAGTCCCTACTCACATCTCCCAGCAAATAAATCTCTTCACAAGCGTCTAAAACATTTGTACAAGCCTAAAGAACAGGCTGACATCATACCAACTTAAAGTAAATGGCTTTAAAATGGATCTCAGTGTTTAagagaataaatgaaaataattcatgGATCTCAGTGTTATTATAATGCATTGACCATAGCTACTGCCAAATTGGCATGTGGCAAGTTTAACCTGTAACACAATtcgggaaggaaaaaaaaacattttcttgccTATTCAGTAAATTAACTGTCATGTTAAATTACCTGTTATTGAAGATTGAATGCAGCAGTCTCATCTCAGGTATTGGGTATCCTGTAACATAGCAACCCtcaatattttgattttgaaataCATCAGGACTGGTCTGATTATTTGCTATGACTCATGTTACAGAGGACACTCAAaatgcatgcaaacatacacTGGCACATTCACACACCCAGGACGGGGATTAGTATTTGTACAGTGATTTACATGTTGACATAATGTTCAAATGCATGTAAGAcacccttttcctctctctctctctctcacacacacacacacatacactaacaacattaaaaagtgTGTTGCGAGTTCTCTCACCCTTATTCATGCACTTCATCATCTGAtggaaataaacacacatttcatcattAAATGTTTATGCAGTATATAAGACATTTAGACGAAACAATTACactcaaaataaatgtgaaCAACCCTAAAACCTGACCAACACTTACTTATGGGAttctcatacagtatataaacaaaacaacatgccATTTAATGAGATGATAAGAGAAGATGATGAGTTTCAGATTACTACGTACGACTATTGCAAGTTAACAGTGTAACATGCCCAATCTGGACAGTTATGGTCTGCTGGAAGAAGCTATTGACGTCAAGCTGTGATGTTTTCTACAAAAATCATTAAGGCACAAAGGGCGGGTATGGAGCTAAGAGGCCTGTGGATGATGGTAACAAGCAGGTCATAATGCAAAACAGTTTTATTCTCTGTGACAGAATGGAAATAAAGGGACATTTTTCTTGTACTTgataatttattttatcataaaaaggtgatttaaacataaaaaacaaaatttcttGAGGATCTTACAGCATTTTTAATAACTTCCTGGCACAAACCCAGCTTATTAAACCAAGTTTTAACAATGATACTACATTCAAGCTGAAAGAACTGCACAGAAGATAGtatggaaaaaaataactacagCATAAGAACCAGACCATTTACCCTCTGTGACCATAAAATAGCAGGATGCTATTCCATTGCAATTACTACTAATGAATGAAATTTGAATGCCATGAATGAGTGCATGTGTATACTCATCCCTCCCCTGcatgaaataaaattacatcaGGAATGGAAAATCTTTTCACAGCATCTGGGACATGAGGACAAAGTATTGTGATCGAAAAATTGACAGAGCTCAGTTATCTTTTTGACAGAGAAAACTGTGACTTTTGGacctgaaaatgtatttatcaaaaaaaaaaaaaaaaaaagttgttttgcATACTGCTTCCAGATGAGACATAATCTCTTTCAAAAGTATTCATGAAATTACATACCATTTTTTTGGCCATGTCCTTGAAGTCAGGTTTCTTTCCAGGCATCATATCTGGTTGGATACAGcaataatgaataattattaAGGCATCTTGCCATTAAGGCTATTTCATTCTTTATCATTCTGATTTAAGCAATTTCCAAGATGAAAGAGGAGATGATGCATGTGGTTGTGTTGCTGTTTACCAAAGGCTGCACAGGCCACAATGAgtagaaagaaaaatgttcctCCTTTTGGAGCCATGGTGAAATGGTCTGCCCGCCTGCCTGTTGAACATGATGACATAATTCAAAGTGTACATTAAGCAATTTCTATAGAAATATATTcctttcattacattttctttccatgaaagaaaagaagtaACCCTCCATAGGATGCTATAAACTCTCCAGTTGTTATGGAACTTGTCTCCATGCGAGCCACCTGCTGTTTTCTGACATACTTCCTCCTCTGAGGATTTGTGCTCATACTTCCCTGGTTACCATATTCGTTACTCATCCTATGGGAGGCTCTGTGGACTTTGGAGGATAACATGCTGTGAAAAACAGGTACATGATGTACTGTGGAATAACATTTTGTCagcctcttttctctcctgccAAACATCTCTGAATTCCTCAGTGAGTCTTACATAATGAGAGTTCCCTCTACTTTGGAAGTTTGTATTTTGCCGTCATCTGATTTGCTTGCTTTCCACTGATTTAACTTCTCATTTTAATATCAAATGATTACCAGGGACATTGTAGGATAATGACCTCTATTGTCCCAAGACAGTGTGTGACCTCTTTTAAAGTCAGACTAAGATTACGATTTTAATGTGTAATTGTTTATTTGCTGGTTATATAATGTATTAACATGACTTTACGGAGCTAAAGATTGAAGCAttcaaaacagttaaaacatacaaaatacacataTGTATCAAACTGTATGATATTGCGGCAATGAAACTGCTTCAACATCATTACAAATATGAAACTATCAACGCatcataaatacagaaaataaaacaaataacttttatGACTATtctaaaaataatacatttatgtaCAATTAAGTTATTACTTACAGGGTCTGCGTCTCCTCTCTGAATGCAATTCAAAAAACAGGATGTGTTTTGCGCTTTTCTCTCAAGTCTGATGTGAGCTGGGTGGTTACCTGTCCTCGACTGAGCCAAAGCAGGTGCATggttttaaaataacagtgtgtgtgtgtgtgtgtgtgtgtgtgtgtgtgggagagagagagagagagcgagagagagagacagacagacagacagacaggggttaggaattattttaatttttttgatCTTTTAATTAAACCAATGTAGACTTGAAAATCTAACACAATGACACAATACTGAGTGACAggttaacaatgaatcaataaataatagGTATCAGTTGAAGGAgcagtcatttatttatttttgaagttAGACAACAGGATGTATCTTACATaatttcaaattaaagctgatTTGATGGATGAGTTAATAAAATCCATACACTACAACTTAATACAGAACTGCATTGTCCAAATAGAATTATGTaaccaaaaaaacccccaaacaaaAGATTACCACACAATAAAGGCTCTATTCAACGTCTCCATGGAGAAAGCTGgcaaacataaaacagcagcTCTTGAATATTGAAATGACCACATTTGAATGTCAAGGCCACTGCAAAAATTccactgtaaacagatttagATGCCAAATCCAACTATGACAGGAGCTCAATGGAAAAACCTCACGCTTCTCTCCAGGagttaataaattaattaattaaagtgTAATTTTCACTACGTCTAATGTGTGACTGTAACTCTGAAAGTGTATGTGTATTAGTAAGTCTAATCCttattttttgatttataaattTATATTTTCCAAACAAATGTGTATCCAATATTCCAATGGCACaatgtacataaaaaaaaaggaaaaaacaaagaaaaactgcagtttcatctaaaaataaatgagtcaaataaatATCTTGACTGGTTTTCGGTAACCTCTGATCTTTCACAATCTGTGTTCCAAGTGGTCCACATAGTCGAGAGGACACAGTCCGTATCTAGATcaatacagactacagtgtgtccacTCATTAAAGTTCAGTAAATGGGTAACAGTAAGAATACAAAAAGATGGTTTTGGTTCGCTTCACAATCATGTGGGTGATGTGACAAacagaacagtgtgtgtgtaataccCTCAGGACATCCTCTTCTCATTAACCTCTAATTACACTCATTAGGAACGGCTATTACCATCTTCCCTCATAGCCAACTTCCTGCATATGTCTGATAACAATCTGACAATTGGACTGACATAAATCCATTTGCATCTTCATCTTCACCTAAAATAGAGTCCATACAACACACATGTTGATCGGTACAGAGAAAGACACTCAGGAGAAACTTGCAGAACCACGACTGTTTCACTCCATGTCACTGTTTCCTTCCATTTTGGAGCCAATAACCACATGAAGGTTTGGGTTGGTGAAGTGATCTGAAGGAGACCATTGACACTAGTTAGTGGTGAAattatgcgtgtgtgtttaaagtATTGTTCATTTGGATCATCACTAGTTATTACTTTTGCAACAACTAATTTTCTTGGGGTCCATTTAAAAGATAAGGATAGCTTcatgctgtatttttcttactgtcaacaatgCATTAGCCTGTCTCTCATACTTTTAGATGTCCCTACCGTGTCAGTGGCACTCAGCTGTTCCTactaaatctttaaaaacaggtcatgTAGCTTCATTGTTAGAAAAagttcaatatttttataaaccAGCTGGACTCTATGGTTTTAAGCAAATAATATTCAAACAGGAATtaatagtgcatttgtttgggacagatgattttaatgttacacaatgcaacagtgtgactcattgatgtatttttaatcatttttggacaacattGGAGGTCTGTAGCACAAAAGAAGAagctatactgtatgtatgtatgaagcTACTGTGGGTTTTAGCAACAATATtaagatcaattcattgttggtttttggtcttttcattagatttgttgacaataagaaaatatagaaagtcacaatcctgtaaaataaaatataaagtataatcAACACACTTACAGAACAAATAATACAGTTACAATACCATTACaccaagaaaaatacatttacatcatAACCAAACACGtgacatataaaatattaaatagagtgattggctgtgtgtgtttgtgcagaacTCACCTGCAGCAAATTCACGAATGTCCACAGGCCTTTTAAGAAGCACGTCTCTGTGAGTGGAGGACAAGGATGTGAGAATTATCAGGCACAGTATGAGGattattgatgtgtgtgtgtgttttcaaactaaaagtTCACTTCAGTAGTTCAGTAGTGGTCAAGAGGCTGCGTGGAGGTTTGAAATGCATTAACCTTAAAGCAGCTCAGACTTTTATTGGAGTTAATTTGTTTGTGAATAATTCTTGCTCCATCCAACATAAACcatgtaatgtaaaatataatgttaCATACAGAGCAGCTTAGAAGAAGTTTTGAAAGTTTATCAGAAAATAAGAACAATGGCTGGTTTGCAGACAAActgatgtaaaattaaaaaacaaaacaaaaaaaaaaacatcctttaaaataaataaataaacctatGACAGCTTCAGAGTCAGCAGCCAAACTGAACTGACTTTAATCTAAAAGGACTAAGTGTTAATTTACATCTACATTGTAATATTTTGTCTGCGTGAGTTTATTTTATAACCTATTTACACAAACCTTAATTTGATTGGGTTTTATTATAGTCTATAGATTTTCAGcatgtaattgtttttatttgtatttgagatgttaatatttatatttaatatattataatatcaGTTTGAAAACCCTTTCGTCACACATGTAGCCTAAATACAATAAACCCTCGCTCTATTTGTAGTTAACTTTAAGTTGCCTATACTGTTTATTTGCTCGTTTCCTTTATCAAACCTACAATTAGATACAGCAAAGCAGTGAAAGGGACACTACAGTAGTGctaagagaaaaaacaaaatgtgcggatgtttgtttgagttttatATGCAAATAAGGTGCATGTTGGATTTAATCTTGTCTCGGTGTGTTTTGTCTAACACAGTTCATCAGTGGACACCGTGAGCAAGGTTAGCTGAAagttattctctctctctctctctctctctctcttctcccaaATCAGCGGAAGACGAGCTAACCTCAGAAAGTCGCCTATCAGGACCTCCACTTCTGGATGCGACTTCAAATACTTCTCGTTTTCGATTCTCGTCTTGATCtagaattaaaagaaaatgcattaaaatgcagTGTGGGTTTAGCTAATATAAGCTATATAGCTGTTAAACGCCTGCGTTGTAAAATCCCCACACAAATCCACTGTTACCTTGAACTGTCGCAGTTTTTCTTGCTGCTCAGCGCTTAAGACACCAACGTCCAGTTTCGTCAAACCGCCTTTTCCAGCCATCATTTCTCTATAAAGGTTCGTCTAATTACCTTTCTGAGGACACTGCGCACCTTACAGTACACCTTACAGTATAAAACTAGTAAATATTTATAGCACAAAAACGGCCATCTGCTACTGACACTGTTACCACGACTGACAACaactgttgctatggaaacgACCTCCGGCAATGAATGGCTGCGCCCGCCAGGTGGCGACGTACTCCAGGATAATACGTCCACCGCTTccatgcatttcttttttttgcttgtaaTAAACTTAATTCAGCTTTTAAAGGagaggttcacatttttttcaagtctgtcttaacacaacagtcaggtgttcataagaacattgaaacaggttttcctcgctgtaatcattcctcctgttcatactggctgttaaaagaccccttcaaatgtgctttcagtgtaaatgatgggggccaaaatccacagtaaGTCCACAAAGTCATTTATCTGAACTACACAGTTTATgtaaagcttatatgaggcttcagcagtctgagttagtcatttCAGTGgatataataacaaaaagagggactttggtacTAAAATAACTtgaactttgaaagatatctgcaattgatttgactaatttggacagctgaagtgtcatattagcttcagattaacttttaaatacaattttgcacagaaggaggactgtggattttggtccccatcacttagctatattgaaagtgcattatgaagtgATCTCTTAGGCGAAATAcaaacaagaggaatgattatggcaagaaaaacaatgttcatttgggtacaTGACAGTTGtcttaagacagacttgaaaaattgtgaatctgtcctttaaggATATAAATCATAAATGAAGCAATGTTGCCAATTGTTATCAGATTCTGTTTATGATATATTAATACATCAAAATATGCCATAATATGGTGAGAACAcgtttcttttttatttcagtcaatTTTTCATTGTCCTACTATAGAAAATGTGGTTTGAAATGTGGGACAGCATGGTTTAACTAATGTGGGACAGTTACATATGTTCTTAAATAAGTGAAACATGCCCATAAGCACATTAAATGTGCAATACCAATAGTTATTCAGGGGTCTTAATATTGTAATGCTCAAATTTTAGCTATTTTTAGGCAGATTACAAATTATGTTATTGCTAATAgtaatacataatacataatataatacattactATTCTATTTGTCACAGCAAAAACATTGTAATTACTGAAATGACCAAACATGGTCATACACTTTGGCCTTTAGTGTTATTGAccaaacatttttgttgtatcAGTTAAGGTGATTTCAACCTTTCTGCTTGAACTGTCCCACATTAGGAAAGACACATCATTtaagacaaatacatttttattattgccATTTCTTCTCCAGGTGTGATATAGCCATTCTCTTTTCTGATATGATTAGAAAACACGTCAGGGATTTCTGAATGGTATTGGGGTTGGATATTATGTATTAACttcatatcaaaatatattgATGAAGTactaattgaaaaaaatgtcttaCTCTAATTCACCCTACAactttttttgttcatattgCAAGAACAGTGAATCACAGTAGTAGCTGTGGTACCATGTGGCATGTTTCTGTGCTTTTTAAGATAGACTGGTGATTTGATTCTTATACAATAATACACAGACACTCTCTTTAACAATAGTCTTTAACATTGTTAATATTGTTAATTTGAGCATGGTCCAAAgctcattttaaatgaaaaaaacacagtaagcTTGGATTTGTGTGATCTGTTTAATAAACCTCAGCAAAACTATATACAACCAGAAAATTAGGTGTTATTCTAAACACAGACCCATAATCAGGCCTACATCTAGACCTCTACAGTTtataaacacactttaaaatgGCACAGACAGGAAGAATCAATCTATTTAACATGATGTGGCTTccaaaattttaatttctattttcGACGGTACCAATGACCCAATctaaaatattcttttaaaaaatatattatatcatTACAGACTTTATATGGGGGAAGAAAAATCATTGAAttaaaaggaaagttttacatcTTCCAAACTTAGAAGGGGGATTTATACTCCCAGATTTAAAATTGGATTGAATTAGAATGACCTTTCGACTCAAGCATTTTACCTACAGTAAGCCATAGAGCCAAAAATACAATAGAGGATCAATGGAATCATGTTGAAAATGCACAAAGCTACCCTCAAAACCTTTTCTTGTATATATTTTCAAAGGATAAAAACATCAGTTCTCAATTTTATAGTAAGAAACTTGGCAGCAACATGGAGAAAATTGAAGAGTATTTTGAGTGAGTTGATATCAGTTCcaaaaaatacttcaaaattCATTATTAAGCTGGTCTACATGGAGGGACAGAGGCATGGAAGCTGTTAAtgatttaatgaatgaaaaacaaatttatttctTGGAATGATCCGCAGAATAAATTTGGTTTGTCTAATGAAGAATTTTTCAGGTATATGCAACTCAAAGGttttgacttccattcatttgGACAGCGGAGAAATTTAGAGGAAATTATATTTGGTTCACAACAGATAATAAATCAACAGGTCAAGTTTACAGAATCCTGCAGAAATCATATTCTGTAGAAACTTTGTTGCACTTTAGAATATATTTGTGGGTCCGAGATTTAAAGagaaattatattaatttaagGTTGAGG includes:
- the LOC122987442 gene encoding RIIa domain-containing protein 1, translating into MMAGKGGLTKLDVGVLSAEQQEKLRQFKIKTRIENEKYLKSHPEVEVLIGDFLRDVLLKRPVDIREFAADHFTNPNLHVVIGSKMEGNSDME